One part of the Sphingobacterium sp. LZ7M1 genome encodes these proteins:
- a CDS encoding BamA/TamA family outer membrane protein — translation MKKRKGVIMKIKHLFAYSFGLLLVASCNPTKYIAEGDKFYKEGDVVIHNDTIPKERKEGFETFLENSLLPKPNSKLLGVYFKVGLWNMGGGPDTSNNFVRRWLKKQGEAPVLLSDVNREYNENLLRNKMENLGFFTARVTSDTLIDGKMATIQYDAFPGPIYRINEVKFDVDSNSRLGKSIIGTKDQTLLQPGNNYNLDVILNERDRIDNKLKEQGYYYFSPDNLLVEVDSTIGDNKVDMFMTVKPETPRQAKEPQHIGNVYVFADYKETAGSNRRRVPRSVEKYDDKFYIIDPQNKYRKKVLANHLFLEPEQMYNRWNHNMTINHLVNLNTFKFVKNEFVDSPDSTDHLDVYYYLTPMEKKSIRLELVGKTAAVYNGTEVTANWTLKNAFKGFENLTVSVFGGYETQTGGNVNLNSSYIRYGAEVGITWPRLLSPYKWTPGKQYIPKTFLKAGYEFLNRRTAYTLNSMTLNYGYAWKENQQKDHNLTLAEIIYVQPRGISDEYRAQMDTVPTLRHIVDPQFSFGPNYVYTFTNTMENKKHTFYAKAGLNTSGNILGLIQGANYNEGKIKELFGTPYSQFIKAEADLRHYLKITPTSTLASRIMIGTSYSYGNSRSLPYLKQYFTGGPNGLRAFRARAVGPGSSLPENLGEENFFADQTGDYKLELNTEYRAKIAGMLHWAAFIDAGNVWLQNKDENKPGGRFSKDFLSELAVGGGLGLRLDLDFLIIRTDFAIPFRVPYRPKDDRWVFKYIDIRDRDWRRDNLVFNLAIGYPF, via the coding sequence ATGAAGAAGAGGAAGGGGGTAATAATGAAAATTAAGCACCTATTTGCATACTCCTTTGGACTATTGCTTGTCGCAAGCTGTAATCCTACAAAATACATTGCTGAAGGGGACAAATTCTATAAAGAAGGTGATGTTGTCATCCATAATGATACCATTCCTAAAGAGCGAAAAGAAGGTTTTGAGACTTTCTTGGAAAACTCTTTATTGCCCAAGCCAAACAGTAAACTATTAGGGGTTTACTTTAAGGTTGGTCTCTGGAATATGGGTGGAGGCCCAGATACCAGCAATAACTTCGTGAGACGTTGGTTGAAAAAACAAGGTGAAGCCCCTGTCCTATTAAGTGATGTTAATCGTGAATACAACGAAAACCTGCTAAGGAATAAGATGGAAAACCTGGGTTTCTTTACCGCGAGAGTTACCTCTGACACGCTTATCGATGGTAAAATGGCCACTATTCAATATGATGCCTTTCCAGGACCGATCTACAGGATCAATGAGGTTAAATTTGACGTGGATAGCAATAGCCGTTTGGGAAAATCCATCATCGGGACCAAGGACCAGACCTTGTTGCAGCCTGGAAACAACTATAACCTGGATGTTATCTTGAACGAAAGAGACCGGATTGACAATAAATTGAAGGAACAGGGTTATTATTATTTTAGTCCCGATAATTTATTGGTTGAAGTGGACAGTACGATTGGAGACAATAAAGTCGACATGTTCATGACCGTAAAACCGGAAACTCCTAGACAAGCAAAGGAGCCGCAACATATTGGTAATGTATATGTTTTTGCAGATTATAAGGAAACTGCTGGATCCAATAGAAGAAGGGTTCCCAGGAGCGTTGAGAAATATGATGATAAGTTCTATATCATAGACCCGCAGAACAAATACCGTAAAAAAGTTTTGGCCAACCACCTCTTCTTGGAACCAGAACAGATGTACAACCGTTGGAACCATAACATGACCATCAATCATTTGGTGAACCTGAACACCTTCAAATTCGTAAAGAACGAATTTGTGGATAGCCCTGATTCTACCGATCATTTGGATGTGTACTATTATTTGACACCAATGGAGAAAAAATCCATTCGTTTGGAGCTGGTGGGTAAAACTGCCGCCGTTTATAATGGTACGGAAGTAACTGCCAACTGGACCCTAAAGAATGCTTTTAAAGGATTCGAGAACTTAACCGTATCTGTTTTTGGGGGGTATGAGACCCAAACAGGTGGAAATGTAAACTTAAATTCTTCCTATATCCGTTATGGTGCCGAAGTAGGGATTACCTGGCCGCGCTTGCTTTCTCCTTATAAATGGACTCCAGGGAAACAATATATACCTAAGACATTCTTAAAAGCGGGTTATGAATTCCTGAACCGTAGGACCGCCTATACCTTGAATTCAATGACCTTAAACTATGGTTATGCATGGAAGGAAAACCAGCAGAAAGACCATAATCTAACGCTTGCCGAGATCATCTATGTTCAACCTCGTGGTATTTCAGATGAATATAGGGCGCAGATGGACACCGTACCTACCCTACGTCATATTGTTGACCCGCAATTCTCCTTTGGTCCAAATTACGTGTATACTTTCACGAATACGATGGAGAACAAAAAGCATACTTTCTATGCCAAAGCAGGGTTGAACACCTCAGGAAATATCCTGGGACTGATTCAAGGGGCGAACTATAATGAAGGAAAAATCAAGGAACTATTTGGCACTCCATATTCGCAATTTATTAAAGCAGAGGCTGATTTAAGGCATTATTTAAAGATTACTCCTACTTCAACCTTGGCATCCAGGATAATGATCGGAACGAGTTATTCCTACGGAAACTCGCGTTCTCTACCATATTTAAAGCAATATTTCACTGGAGGCCCCAATGGTTTAAGGGCTTTCAGGGCACGTGCGGTCGGACCGGGTTCATCCCTACCGGAAAACTTGGGAGAGGAAAACTTTTTTGCTGACCAAACTGGTGACTATAAACTAGAATTGAACACGGAATATAGAGCCAAGATTGCAGGAATGCTACATTGGGCCGCTTTTATCGATGCGGGTAACGTATGGTTGCAAAACAAAGATGAAAACAAGCCTGGAGGTCGTTTCAGTAAAGATTTCTTAAGTGAGTTAGCTGTTGGTGGAGGTTTAGGATTAAGGTTAGATTTAGATTTCTTGATTATCCGTACAGACTTTGCCATTCCATTTAGAGTTCCATATCGTCCTAAAGATGACCGTTGGGTATTTAAATATATCGACATACGGGACAGAGATTGGAGAAGAGATAATCTGGTGTTTAACCTAGCGATAGGTTATCCATTCTAG
- a CDS encoding translocation/assembly module TamB domain-containing protein → MVGKVSNYLENKLGTQVDIGHIYINFPKKLELNDVFFADESKDTLIAGESLMVDINMFKLLKNTVEINELQLKGITAKINRKLPDSTFNFDYIVAAFSSEKESTPTADSSSALTFDIDKVLFERIKFVYKDDVIGTSADIYLNKFDTRVSKFDLTNNMAFGMPNVKIDGLSADIKQWAVISSQDSIKASDFGITDQSVEQSSLLPSIDIKTVDLKNIFIRYDDKAINMQSKFDIKNLAGNIDQIDLNKEIVKLKEIKLSQSDSEVLFGKTTTEHTFDDKADTTTSSVNWKVSVDKLAIEKTNFWFKDDNEARTKGIDYFNLKLTDIAGALDGLYYSSDSISGDLKGFTVKDHSGFDLKMLKGDFVYTNTGATIKDLLLETPNTLIQDEIVISYPSLDAVSNNPATMSINANIKKSHIDMKDIRLLAPDLEKEEVMKPLMNKRFYIDGKVMGKLNDLRIPRFEFKTLNNTHVIATAHIKGLPDVDKMYLDLNLKKLVTGRNDLNQLIAPSLLPDSIQLPRNISLTGTFKGGMNGFDTDMKLITEQGNATVNGKLNMGRDTTYNAFVTVDNFNLGEFLKQDSVLGYVSAQAQVNGTGLDPKTMQADILGTLNRFDAMGYSYKDIDFDLTARSGDIAGTINSPDPNIDLDANIQADMRGQFPKLYAEMMIDSINFKNLKLMDQDVRYHGKIVADFESLDLDNLNGALLVTNSSIAYEKDRYALDTISLTAQADTGKNTLILNSEFMSAHLTGSYKLTELGSSISDIIQTYYNPSGIHQKYEYSPQQFEFSARLYRSRIVRDFLPELEELQDVTLDGTFNSADRTLMAKLLAPKVTYAGTEIENVGVDIITADSTLYYNALIGHILVSNIELRNTVISGSVVENNVDFGLWIKDKEDKEQYHLGATMLVGNNSYNLSLKEDGLMLNYEDWDIEPNNVISFGQRGVRASGFVLSNEGQELRIQSQDSTYNAPIDLSFNNFRIETITEMLQSETLKVGGGINGNATVSRFESSPVFVSDLTIDKFFFGTDTIGNVALKVNNIKENTYSADVRITENGNDVHLVGDVISPPEGDMQIDATLNLNPMRMQTIQAFSLGNLRDAQGDLSGALKITGTTSAPRINGELTFHDAIINASMLNSNMRADNQKIYFNDQGISFRQFNLVDSKNNVARLNGTIRTTTYTDFIFNLNLTTDDFEVMNSTRLDNDLFFGKMYVTSNLRITGDLDKPRIDGNVKANDRTDFNFIVPNDDPGVAQREGVVKFVDKSDTARANVFAQLDSLTTVSSQLSGYDIALNLSTDPDAKFKVILDEGTQDALNIQGVAEINTSIDANEKITMSGTFTVEKGDYTFSFGPISKDFSFQKGSTITWNGDPLDARLDITAVYSGKFATLELVQNQIGSESQNLYKQRVPFNVLLKLTGELFKPQINFDIDLDEKNAIVSQDVVSKVNIALSNMREDPAELNKQVFSLIALGRFMSANPFESLSGGGTEAMVRSTVSSFLTGQLNNLASDLIKGVELDFNLNSEEDYLTGNAETRTDLNVGISKMLFDDRLKITIGSNFEVEGNTRPGEKASNIAGDISLDYQLSKDGRYFARVYRKNQYQATLQGQFVETGIGFIINMSYNRFRELFMNSKALQEYYNTDSRGFRRRFDVERMETDSVYRDSVRMVIRDSLMIHSPEFRKRMEEREKERKQEELKTQPDSTGLPIDSTHRDTSTNTIEPNKSAIKNEEEEGGNNEN, encoded by the coding sequence GTGGTTGGCAAGGTTTCGAATTATTTAGAGAACAAGCTTGGAACTCAGGTAGATATTGGCCACATCTATATCAACTTCCCTAAAAAGCTGGAGTTGAACGATGTCTTTTTTGCGGATGAATCGAAGGACACCCTCATCGCGGGAGAATCCCTGATGGTCGACATCAATATGTTCAAATTATTAAAGAACACTGTTGAAATCAACGAACTTCAGTTAAAAGGGATTACTGCCAAAATCAACAGAAAGCTTCCTGATAGTACTTTTAACTTTGATTATATTGTAGCTGCGTTTTCTTCAGAAAAAGAAAGTACACCTACCGCTGACTCTTCTTCTGCCCTAACCTTTGATATTGACAAAGTCCTTTTTGAAAGGATTAAATTTGTCTATAAGGATGATGTGATCGGTACTTCTGCAGATATTTACTTAAATAAGTTTGATACTCGGGTATCTAAATTTGACCTGACGAATAATATGGCATTTGGCATGCCAAATGTAAAAATCGATGGTTTATCTGCTGATATCAAGCAATGGGCAGTAATCAGCTCGCAAGATTCCATTAAAGCATCAGATTTTGGTATTACCGATCAGAGTGTAGAACAAAGCTCCCTACTTCCAAGTATAGATATCAAGACGGTAGACCTGAAGAATATCTTTATCCGATATGATGACAAGGCGATCAATATGCAGAGCAAATTCGACATTAAGAACCTTGCTGGTAATATTGATCAGATTGACCTAAATAAAGAAATCGTAAAGCTGAAAGAAATCAAGCTTTCGCAATCCGATTCTGAGGTTCTATTTGGAAAAACAACAACAGAACACACTTTTGACGATAAGGCTGATACCACAACCTCCTCAGTCAACTGGAAGGTATCTGTTGATAAACTGGCCATTGAAAAGACGAATTTCTGGTTCAAGGATGACAATGAAGCCAGGACCAAGGGAATTGATTATTTTAACCTTAAGCTTACCGATATTGCCGGAGCATTAGATGGGCTCTATTATTCATCTGACTCTATTTCAGGTGATTTAAAAGGATTCACGGTAAAGGACCATTCTGGTTTTGACCTAAAAATGTTGAAGGGTGATTTCGTCTATACCAATACCGGAGCAACCATCAAGGATCTATTGCTTGAAACCCCAAATACCCTGATTCAGGATGAAATTGTCATTTCATATCCATCATTGGATGCTGTTTCAAACAATCCAGCGACCATGAGTATCAATGCCAATATCAAAAAGAGTCATATTGATATGAAAGACATTAGGTTATTAGCTCCTGACCTTGAAAAAGAGGAAGTTATGAAGCCTTTAATGAACAAGCGCTTTTATATTGATGGTAAAGTGATGGGTAAATTGAACGACCTTCGCATTCCTCGTTTTGAGTTCAAAACTTTGAACAATACCCATGTAATAGCTACCGCCCATATTAAGGGGCTTCCGGATGTAGATAAAATGTATCTTGACCTGAACCTGAAAAAATTGGTTACCGGCCGAAACGACCTCAATCAATTAATCGCTCCTTCCCTATTGCCTGATAGCATACAGTTACCTAGGAACATCAGTTTGACAGGTACCTTTAAAGGAGGCATGAACGGTTTTGACACCGACATGAAATTGATTACGGAGCAAGGAAATGCCACGGTTAATGGAAAGTTGAACATGGGTAGAGATACTACCTATAATGCCTTTGTGACGGTTGACAATTTCAACCTGGGCGAATTCCTGAAACAGGATTCTGTTTTAGGCTATGTATCTGCACAAGCCCAAGTAAATGGAACAGGCCTTGATCCAAAGACCATGCAGGCCGATATATTAGGTACGCTGAACCGATTTGATGCGATGGGCTATAGCTATAAGGACATTGATTTTGACCTCACGGCGCGCTCAGGGGATATTGCAGGTACTATAAACAGTCCCGACCCTAACATTGATCTCGATGCCAATATACAAGCAGATATGCGAGGTCAATTTCCGAAACTATATGCTGAAATGATGATTGACAGCATTAATTTCAAGAATTTGAAATTAATGGATCAAGATGTCCGATACCATGGAAAGATTGTGGCCGATTTTGAAAGCCTAGATTTGGATAATCTGAACGGGGCATTATTGGTAACCAATTCTTCAATTGCCTATGAGAAGGACCGCTATGCATTGGATACGATTTCACTGACGGCCCAGGCTGATACCGGTAAAAATACTTTAATATTAAACTCAGAGTTTATGAGTGCCCATTTGACGGGCAGTTATAAACTGACTGAACTGGGATCTTCCATTTCAGATATTATACAGACTTACTATAATCCTTCGGGGATACATCAGAAATATGAATATTCACCACAGCAATTTGAATTTTCAGCACGCTTATATCGTTCTAGGATCGTTAGGGATTTCCTTCCTGAACTGGAAGAACTACAGGATGTAACCTTAGATGGAACTTTCAACAGTGCAGACCGGACATTGATGGCCAAGCTCTTGGCACCGAAGGTCACTTATGCCGGTACTGAGATAGAAAATGTGGGTGTGGATATCATTACAGCCGACAGCACTTTATATTACAATGCCTTGATTGGCCATATCTTAGTTAGCAATATTGAGCTTAGAAATACGGTTATCAGTGGTAGTGTGGTAGAAAACAATGTTGATTTCGGTCTGTGGATCAAAGACAAGGAAGATAAGGAACAGTATCATTTAGGTGCGACCATGTTGGTTGGCAACAATAGCTATAATCTTTCCCTGAAAGAAGATGGACTGATGTTGAACTATGAGGACTGGGATATCGAACCGAACAATGTTATCAGTTTTGGACAGAGAGGTGTTCGCGCTTCTGGCTTTGTTCTGTCCAATGAAGGTCAGGAATTGCGTATTCAATCGCAGGATTCCACTTACAATGCCCCTATTGACCTTAGCTTCAACAATTTTAGAATTGAAACCATCACCGAGATGCTTCAATCTGAAACGCTAAAAGTTGGTGGAGGTATCAATGGAAACGCAACGGTATCTAGGTTTGAGTCTTCTCCAGTATTTGTTTCCGATTTGACAATCGATAAATTCTTCTTTGGCACAGATACCATTGGTAATGTCGCCTTAAAGGTGAACAACATCAAAGAAAATACGTATTCAGCCGATGTCAGAATTACGGAAAACGGAAATGACGTTCATTTGGTGGGTGATGTTATCTCTCCTCCAGAAGGAGATATGCAGATCGATGCTACACTGAACCTTAACCCAATGCGCATGCAAACTATCCAAGCTTTCAGTTTGGGTAATCTGAGGGATGCTCAAGGGGATTTATCAGGTGCGCTGAAAATAACCGGAACTACTTCTGCGCCAAGGATCAATGGTGAGCTGACTTTCCACGATGCCATAATCAATGCATCTATGTTGAACTCCAATATGCGCGCGGATAACCAAAAGATCTATTTTAATGATCAAGGGATTTCTTTCCGTCAGTTTAATTTGGTAGATTCCAAGAACAATGTTGCTCGCTTAAATGGTACTATCAGAACGACAACCTATACAGATTTTATCTTTAACCTGAACTTGACTACCGATGATTTCGAGGTCATGAACTCTACACGTCTGGACAATGATCTATTCTTTGGAAAGATGTATGTGACTTCAAACCTGCGTATAACAGGCGACTTGGATAAACCAAGAATCGACGGTAATGTCAAGGCTAATGACCGGACGGATTTCAACTTTATTGTACCTAATGACGATCCAGGTGTGGCTCAACGCGAAGGTGTCGTAAAATTCGTGGATAAGAGTGATACCGCAAGAGCCAATGTATTTGCTCAACTCGATTCCTTGACTACGGTATCAAGTCAATTATCAGGATATGATATCGCCTTGAACCTGAGCACAGATCCTGATGCAAAATTCAAGGTAATCTTGGATGAAGGAACTCAAGATGCATTAAATATTCAAGGGGTTGCAGAAATCAATACCAGTATTGATGCCAATGAGAAAATCACCATGTCTGGAACCTTTACGGTGGAAAAAGGTGACTATACCTTCTCCTTCGGCCCTATTTCAAAGGATTTCAGTTTCCAAAAAGGAAGTACCATTACATGGAATGGAGATCCATTGGATGCCAGATTAGACATTACAGCTGTTTACTCCGGTAAATTCGCTACACTGGAATTGGTACAGAACCAAATTGGTTCTGAGAGCCAAAACCTTTATAAACAAAGGGTTCCATTCAATGTATTATTGAAATTGACCGGCGAACTGTTTAAACCGCAGATCAATTTCGATATCGATTTGGATGAAAAGAATGCCATAGTTTCCCAAGATGTGGTAAGTAAGGTAAATATTGCCCTTTCAAATATGCGTGAGGATCCTGCAGAATTAAACAAACAGGTTTTCTCCTTGATTGCTTTGGGTCGATTTATGTCGGCTAATCCATTTGAAAGTTTGTCTGGAGGAGGTACAGAAGCGATGGTAAGAAGTACGGTAAGTTCATTCTTGACGGGTCAATTGAACAATTTGGCCTCTGACCTGATCAAGGGCGTGGAGCTTGATTTCAACTTGAATTCTGAAGAGGATTACTTGACCGGAAATGCGGAAACAAGGACCGACCTCAATGTTGGTATCTCTAAGATGTTATTTGATGATCGTTTGAAAATCACGATAGGTTCTAACTTTGAGGTAGAAGGAAATACACGTCCAGGCGAAAAAGCTTCGAATATTGCAGGTGATATTTCCCTAGATTATCAATTATCGAAAGATGGACGTTACTTTGCGAGAGTTTACCGCAAAAATCAATATCAGGCCACCCTACAAGGGCAATTTGTTGAAACTGGTATAGGTTTTATCATCAATATGAGCTACAACAGATTCAGGGAATTGTTTATGAATTCTAAAGCGCTACAGGAATATTATAATACCGACAGCCGTGGGTTCAGAAGAAGATTTGATGTGGAAAGGATGGAAACTGATTCGGTGTACCGTGATTCTGTTCGCATGGTCATCCGTGATAGTTTGATGATCCATAGCCCTGAATTCAGAAAACGCATGGAAGAACGGGAAAAAGAGAGAAAACAGGAAGAGTTGAAAACACAGCCGGATAGCACTGGCCTTCCTATAGATAGCACACATAGAGATACTTCAACAAATACCATTGAACCAAATAAGTCTGCCATTAAAAATGAAGAAGAGGAAGGGGGTAATAATGAAAATTAA
- a CDS encoding Dabb family protein, which yields MKRKNFITTILVGASSGALLNSCANESSNANKSSNADSTSAATTSTAAATQQDELGSGLIVHNVYFWLKEGITAEEEKDFMNFFEELKKVPGPKALRFGKPAPTTARDVVDNSFSYYLLVTFNTMDDINTYEHHPIHLGAVDKFSKYWTKVQVKDAILM from the coding sequence ATGAAAAGAAAAAACTTTATCACAACCATTCTAGTCGGAGCAAGTTCAGGAGCATTATTGAATTCTTGCGCAAATGAATCATCTAATGCCAACAAAAGTTCAAATGCAGACTCTACTTCAGCGGCTACCACTTCAACGGCAGCAGCTACGCAACAGGATGAGCTGGGGTCGGGACTAATTGTACATAATGTGTATTTTTGGCTTAAAGAAGGGATCACTGCTGAGGAGGAGAAAGATTTCATGAACTTTTTTGAAGAACTAAAGAAAGTTCCAGGACCTAAAGCCTTGAGGTTCGGAAAACCTGCGCCTACAACAGCTCGCGATGTCGTAGACAACTCCTTTTCCTACTATTTATTGGTGACTTTCAATACCATGGATGATATCAATACGTACGAACATCACCCAATACATCTTGGAGCGGTTGATAAATTCAGTAAATATTGGACCAAAGTTCAGGTAAAGGATGCTATCCTGATGTAA
- a CDS encoding DUF4342 domain-containing protein, translated as MSIKETFSVTGENLLKRIKDLIAEGNVTKISIADKHGKDIMSFPVTLGVIGVVLAPIFAAVGAIAALLTECKITVERSDKPEDKDPNEAAKTEENTQSTDIEVH; from the coding sequence ATGTCAATTAAAGAAACATTCTCAGTAACTGGGGAGAACTTATTAAAAAGAATCAAGGATTTAATCGCTGAAGGAAACGTTACGAAGATCAGCATTGCTGATAAGCACGGAAAAGACATTATGAGCTTTCCAGTAACCTTAGGTGTAATTGGAGTTGTATTGGCTCCGATCTTTGCAGCAGTAGGCGCGATAGCAGCTTTGTTAACTGAATGCAAAATTACTGTAGAACGCAGTGATAAACCAGAAGATAAAGACCCTAATGAGGCCGCAAAAACAGAAGAAAACACACAAAGTACGGATATTGAAGTCCACTAA
- a CDS encoding sulfite exporter TauE/SafE family protein, whose translation MEYLGYFASIGIGISLGLIGGGGSILTVPVLVYLFHIDPLLATSYSLFIVGSTSAVGAIPYFRNNLVDFQTALYFGLPSIITVFLTRLYVIESIPNHLFQVGSFAVSKNMGIMLLFAVLMLFAALKMIKGNQEEESKKLSRRSILPLLFQGAAVGFISGLVGAGGGFLIIPALIIFNQMPMKKAVGTSLLIIAANSLFGFIGKLDFHLINWTFLLTISGIAIAGILIGSKLSQKIDGKKLKPAFGWFVLLMGIVVIIQEISK comes from the coding sequence ATGGAGTATTTAGGATATTTTGCGTCGATTGGAATTGGAATTTCCCTTGGATTGATTGGTGGTGGAGGCAGTATTTTAACTGTACCTGTTTTGGTTTACCTTTTTCATATAGATCCATTATTGGCCACTTCTTATTCCCTATTTATTGTGGGATCTACCTCTGCAGTTGGAGCAATCCCCTATTTCCGAAATAATTTAGTTGATTTTCAAACGGCATTATATTTTGGTCTACCTTCCATTATTACGGTGTTTTTGACCCGGTTATATGTCATAGAGTCTATCCCAAATCATTTGTTTCAAGTTGGCAGCTTTGCAGTAAGCAAAAATATGGGAATCATGCTCCTATTTGCTGTCCTGATGCTGTTTGCGGCGTTGAAAATGATAAAAGGAAACCAGGAAGAGGAGTCTAAGAAATTAAGTCGACGAAGTATCCTGCCATTGCTGTTTCAAGGTGCTGCTGTAGGGTTTATCAGCGGATTAGTTGGTGCTGGAGGAGGATTTTTGATTATTCCAGCATTGATCATCTTTAATCAAATGCCGATGAAAAAAGCTGTAGGCACTTCCCTATTGATCATTGCGGCGAATTCACTTTTTGGTTTCATTGGAAAATTAGACTTCCATTTGATCAATTGGACTTTCCTATTAACCATTTCCGGAATTGCTATTGCAGGCATATTGATCGGTTCAAAACTGAGCCAAAAGATTGATGGAAAAAAATTGAAACCTGCATTCGGTTGGTTTGTTTTATTGATGGGGATTGTGGTCATCATCCAGGAAATAAGCAAGTAA
- a CDS encoding YeeE/YedE family protein produces the protein MDLLMGPWPWYVGGSLVALIMLALILLGRTFGFSSNFRNICAVLGAGNSCSFFKFDWKKQIWNLLFLLGSVFGGFLAAHFLSDNQIPQISEQTVSDLKELGIESAGKAYSPTEIFETINAKNIAILAIGGLLIGFGTRYAGGCTSGHAISGLSDLQWPSLIAVVGFFIGGLAMVHLFFPLIF, from the coding sequence ATGGATTTATTAATGGGGCCTTGGCCCTGGTACGTCGGCGGCTCATTGGTCGCCCTTATTATGCTGGCTTTAATTTTACTAGGTAGAACTTTTGGATTTTCATCCAATTTCAGAAACATCTGCGCCGTCTTAGGGGCAGGCAATTCCTGTAGCTTTTTTAAATTTGATTGGAAAAAACAGATCTGGAACCTGTTGTTCCTGCTAGGATCTGTGTTTGGTGGCTTTCTTGCCGCACATTTTCTTTCCGACAATCAAATTCCTCAAATTTCCGAACAGACAGTTTCTGATCTGAAGGAATTAGGAATTGAAAGCGCCGGAAAAGCCTACTCCCCAACAGAAATCTTCGAAACCATAAACGCTAAAAACATCGCCATCCTTGCAATTGGTGGTTTGCTGATCGGTTTCGGAACTCGATATGCTGGTGGATGTACTTCTGGACATGCAATCTCTGGACTGAGTGACTTACAATGGCCTTCACTGATTGCTGTTGTCGGATTTTTTATCGGTGGACTTGCCATGGTTCATTTATTCTTCCCCCTTATTTTTTAA
- a CDS encoding DUF6691 family protein yields the protein MKKLIYILLGVAFGIVMYKAEAASWFRIYEMFSFQSFHMFGFMATALLIGVPAVQYLKRKKVKNVNGDAVCISPKAKSIPRYLIGGILFGLGWALVGACPGPVFVLIGSGLYSMLIVAGFAILGTYLYGLVKDKLPH from the coding sequence ATGAAAAAATTGATTTATATATTATTAGGCGTGGCTTTTGGTATTGTCATGTATAAAGCTGAAGCGGCATCATGGTTTCGCATCTATGAAATGTTCAGCTTTCAATCCTTTCACATGTTTGGATTTATGGCAACTGCTTTATTGATTGGCGTTCCTGCAGTACAATATTTGAAACGCAAAAAAGTGAAAAATGTCAATGGCGATGCAGTTTGCATTTCTCCGAAGGCTAAATCAATCCCTAGGTACCTCATTGGAGGAATTCTGTTTGGACTTGGATGGGCATTGGTGGGTGCATGTCCTGGGCCAGTTTTTGTGTTGATCGGTTCAGGTTTGTACAGCATGTTGATCGTTGCGGGTTTTGCAATCCTGGGAACCTATCTATATGGTCTTGTGAAAGATAAATTGCCTCATTAA
- a CDS encoding rhodanese-like domain-containing protein: MIKLLTVPEFKAQIKNNDVQLIDVRTEMEYSLGKIDGSTLINVQSSDFMDQAKEYIDFKKPIFIYCRSGARSHMAAKILENMGAKEIFDLQGGFLSWSQNNK, from the coding sequence ATGATAAAATTATTGACAGTACCAGAGTTTAAGGCTCAAATAAAAAATAATGACGTTCAACTCATCGATGTGAGAACAGAAATGGAATATTCATTAGGTAAGATTGATGGCTCTACGTTGATTAATGTTCAATCTTCTGATTTTATGGATCAGGCTAAAGAATACATTGATTTTAAAAAGCCAATCTTTATCTATTGCCGTTCTGGAGCTCGATCACATATGGCAGCCAAGATCTTGGAAAACATGGGGGCAAAAGAAATTTTCGATCTACAAGGAGGATTTTTATCTTGGAGCCAAAACAATAAGTAA